The Lentzea guizhouensis genome contains a region encoding:
- a CDS encoding ABC transporter ATP-binding protein has product MTALRNDAARLGAQGVTVGYADRVVLDNLDVAIPTGVITTVIGPNGCGKSTLLRTLSRLLKPRQGTVLLDGHDIARLKTKDVAKRMGLLPQTPIAPEGLTVADLVARGRHPHQSWVRQWSSDDAQIVAKALAMTGVADLAHRPVDSLSGGQRQRVWISMTLAQGTDLLLLDEPTTYLDLAHAIDVIDLVDDLHENGCTIVMVLHDLNLAVRYSDNLIVMKSGSIVAQGHPGEVITSELLLDTFGLQAKVIDDPVSERPLIVPIGRTHVVSKSDQGRG; this is encoded by the coding sequence ATGACCGCGTTGCGCAACGATGCCGCCCGCCTGGGTGCCCAGGGCGTCACGGTGGGGTACGCCGACCGGGTCGTGCTCGACAACCTGGACGTCGCCATCCCGACCGGGGTGATCACCACGGTGATCGGCCCGAACGGCTGCGGCAAGTCGACGTTGCTGCGCACGCTCTCCCGGCTGCTCAAACCGCGCCAGGGCACGGTGCTGCTCGACGGCCACGACATCGCGCGGCTGAAGACCAAGGACGTCGCGAAGAGGATGGGCCTGCTGCCGCAGACCCCGATCGCGCCGGAGGGCCTGACGGTCGCCGACCTGGTCGCCCGCGGCCGGCACCCGCACCAGAGCTGGGTGCGGCAGTGGTCGTCCGACGACGCGCAGATCGTGGCGAAGGCGCTGGCGATGACCGGTGTCGCGGACCTGGCGCACCGCCCGGTCGACTCGCTCTCCGGTGGCCAGCGGCAGCGGGTGTGGATCTCGATGACGCTCGCCCAGGGCACCGACCTGCTGCTGCTCGACGAGCCGACGACCTACCTGGACCTCGCGCACGCGATCGACGTGATCGACCTCGTCGACGACCTGCACGAGAACGGCTGCACCATCGTCATGGTGCTGCACGACCTGAACCTGGCCGTCCGGTACAGCGACAACCTCATCGTGATGAAGTCGGGGTCGATCGTGGCTCAGGGCCACCCCGGCGAAGTGATCACCAGCGAGCTGCTGCTGGACACGTTCGGCCTGCAGGCGAAAGTCATCGACGACCCGGTGAGCGAGCGGCCGTTGATCGTGCCCATCGGCCGGACCCACGTGGTATCGAAGAGTGACCAAGGACGAGGTTAG
- a CDS encoding ABC transporter ATP-binding protein, whose amino-acid sequence MSTAVSSAPVTILRTATGREALRWVRDHCRTAPLLPVATVLATVAGAVLQVVPVFLLGTVVDGFVEKRPATMLWSVGIATVVAALGGAVMTAVSTYLVGRVGADMLARLREGAVRAVLGMPSARIEQVGRGDVLSRVGDDVAVISKGFRTAIPTIFSAAVLVVIATAGMFGLDWRLGIAGAMALPAYWWALRWYLPRSQPLYRARSEAQADRAQALISGLDGIDTVRAYRLEGVFRDRVTAESWRVRNIGIEVFRFFGRFIGRENRAEFIGLGLIIVVGYLLVTGGQSSLGQVSVAALLFHRLFNPLGLIMAFFDEAQKSGAGLTRLVGVLSESDGDKLVRSAAAVDVNAAPLPVSVRGLSFQYPESDHLVLQDVDLEIPAGTSLALVGATGAGKTTLAALVAGTGTPLTGSVHIGDTDLADVDEAGARALVSILTQEAHVFAGPLAEDLRLAAPEASDEDLMDALRTVGAAGWVEALPDGLRTDVGEGGERLDVTKVAQIALARLVLGRSPVVVLDESTAEAGSQGAAQLEKAALAACRGRTTLLVAHRLTQAVAADRIAVLDAGQVVEQGTHDELVARDGRYARLWAAWRLGSTNT is encoded by the coding sequence GTGAGCACCGCCGTGTCGTCCGCGCCCGTGACCATCCTGCGCACGGCGACCGGGCGGGAGGCCCTGCGCTGGGTGCGCGACCACTGCCGCACCGCCCCGCTGCTGCCGGTCGCCACCGTGCTGGCGACGGTGGCCGGGGCCGTGCTGCAGGTCGTGCCGGTGTTCCTGCTCGGCACCGTCGTGGACGGGTTCGTCGAGAAGCGCCCGGCGACGATGCTCTGGTCGGTCGGCATCGCCACGGTCGTGGCCGCGCTCGGGGGCGCGGTCATGACGGCGGTGTCGACCTACCTGGTCGGCCGGGTCGGCGCGGACATGCTCGCGAGGCTCCGCGAAGGTGCCGTCCGGGCCGTGCTGGGGATGCCGAGCGCACGAATCGAACAGGTCGGCCGCGGTGACGTGCTGTCCCGCGTGGGCGACGACGTCGCCGTCATCTCCAAGGGTTTCCGCACCGCGATCCCGACGATCTTCTCCGCGGCCGTGCTGGTCGTGATCGCCACGGCCGGCATGTTCGGCCTGGACTGGCGGCTCGGGATCGCCGGCGCGATGGCGTTGCCCGCCTACTGGTGGGCGCTGCGCTGGTACCTGCCGCGCTCGCAACCTCTCTACCGTGCCCGCTCCGAGGCGCAGGCCGACCGCGCGCAGGCGTTGATCAGCGGCCTCGACGGCATCGACACCGTGCGCGCGTACCGGCTGGAAGGCGTGTTCCGCGACCGGGTGACCGCCGAGTCGTGGCGGGTGCGCAACATCGGCATCGAGGTCTTCCGGTTCTTCGGCCGGTTCATCGGCCGGGAGAACCGCGCCGAGTTCATCGGCCTCGGCCTGATCATCGTGGTCGGCTACCTCCTCGTCACCGGCGGGCAGTCGTCGCTGGGCCAGGTGTCCGTGGCCGCGTTGCTGTTCCACCGGTTGTTCAACCCGCTCGGGCTGATCATGGCGTTCTTCGACGAGGCGCAGAAGTCCGGCGCGGGCCTGACCCGGCTGGTCGGCGTGCTGTCCGAGTCCGACGGCGACAAGCTCGTGCGCAGCGCGGCGGCCGTGGACGTGAACGCCGCGCCGCTGCCGGTCTCGGTGCGCGGACTTTCCTTCCAGTACCCCGAATCCGACCACCTGGTGCTGCAGGACGTCGACCTGGAGATCCCCGCCGGCACGTCGCTGGCGCTCGTCGGCGCGACGGGTGCGGGGAAGACGACGCTGGCCGCTCTTGTCGCCGGGACGGGAACTCCGCTGACCGGCTCGGTGCACATCGGCGACACCGACCTCGCGGACGTCGACGAGGCGGGCGCGCGGGCGTTGGTGAGCATCCTGACCCAGGAGGCGCACGTCTTCGCCGGGCCGCTCGCGGAGGACCTCCGCCTGGCCGCTCCTGAGGCGTCGGACGAGGACTTGATGGACGCACTGCGGACCGTGGGGGCCGCGGGGTGGGTCGAGGCGCTGCCCGACGGACTGCGGACCGACGTCGGTGAAGGCGGCGAACGCCTCGACGTGACCAAGGTGGCCCAGATCGCGCTGGCCAGGCTGGTGCTGGGCCGCTCCCCCGTCGTCGTGCTGGACGAGTCGACCGCGGAGGCGGGCAGCCAGGGCGCCGCGCAGCTGGAGAAGGCCGCGCTGGCGGCCTGCCGGGGCCGGACGACGTTGCTGGTCGCCCACCGGCTCACCCAGGCCGTGGCGGCGGACCGGATCGCGGTGCTCGACGCCGGCCAGGTCGTGGAGCAGGGCACCCACGACGAGCTGGTCGCGCGTGACGGGCGTTACGCCAGGCTTTGGGCCGCTTGGCGACTCGGCTCCACAAACACTTAG
- a CDS encoding iron-siderophore ABC transporter substrate-binding protein produces the protein MTWKRVTAAAAAVVVGASVLAGCGSSQPASTPEGNTNASGGTFPTKVEHFFGTTEIKEAPKRVVSLGYTDEQTMLALGTVPVGMVDQYPNPEGTSPDINTQWPWVKDKWGSTKPEVVMKNGDTEPNYEKIAQLRPDLIVAVYSEADQAWYDKLTKIAPVVARPKGEKEAFSGKWQDTTLQIAKALGKQAEGEKIIKSIDDKMAEIKKANPDWANQTAVVTSWYKDAVAPFATTDVRSQLVTGIGFKGNTKVDEIAGGKFYTTLSPERIDVMNVDRIFVIADKADADKLKAFELFANLPAVKNGKVSWLLDSEGPAIGAAVSQATLASLPYAIDEIAKAAK, from the coding sequence ATGACCTGGAAGCGAGTGACCGCAGCAGCCGCGGCAGTGGTCGTGGGCGCGAGCGTGCTCGCCGGGTGCGGCTCTTCCCAGCCGGCGTCGACCCCCGAGGGCAACACCAACGCGAGCGGCGGCACGTTCCCCACGAAGGTCGAGCACTTCTTCGGCACGACCGAGATCAAGGAGGCCCCGAAGCGGGTCGTCTCCCTCGGCTACACCGACGAGCAGACGATGCTCGCGCTGGGCACCGTGCCGGTCGGCATGGTCGACCAGTACCCGAACCCCGAGGGCACCAGCCCCGACATCAACACCCAGTGGCCGTGGGTGAAGGACAAGTGGGGCTCCACCAAGCCCGAGGTCGTCATGAAGAACGGCGACACCGAGCCCAACTACGAGAAGATCGCGCAGCTTCGCCCCGACCTGATCGTCGCGGTCTACTCCGAGGCCGACCAGGCCTGGTACGACAAGCTCACCAAGATCGCTCCGGTGGTCGCCCGTCCCAAGGGCGAGAAGGAGGCGTTCAGCGGCAAGTGGCAGGACACCACGCTGCAGATCGCGAAGGCCCTGGGCAAGCAGGCCGAGGGTGAGAAGATCATCAAGTCCATCGACGACAAGATGGCCGAGATCAAGAAGGCCAACCCGGACTGGGCGAACCAGACCGCGGTCGTCACCTCCTGGTACAAGGACGCCGTCGCGCCGTTCGCCACGACCGACGTGCGCAGCCAGCTCGTCACCGGCATCGGCTTCAAGGGCAACACGAAGGTCGACGAGATCGCGGGCGGCAAGTTCTACACCACGCTGTCCCCCGAGCGCATCGACGTGATGAACGTCGACCGCATCTTCGTGATCGCGGACAAGGCGGACGCGGACAAGCTGAAGGCGTTCGAGCTCTTCGCGAACCTGCCGGCGGTCAAGAACGGCAAGGTGTCCTGGCTGCTCGACAGCGAGGGCCCGGCGATCGGTGCCGCGGTCTCGCAGGCGACGCTCGCCTCGCTGCCGTACGCGATCGACGAGATCGCCAAGGCCGCCAAGTAG